ATGGTGCCGCCCATGGAAAAGATCTGGACCCAAACCAAACTCCTGCTCGAAAAGACCGTCAGTCCCGGCCTTTTTCACCTTTGGATCAAACCCCTTTCCGCCCGCGTCGCCGGGGACGCCCTGGAACTGACCGCCCCCAACGCCTTCGTGGCCGCCTGGGTGCGCGAGCGGCTCTTGGACGCCGTCACCGAGGCCGCCGCCTCGGTCATGGGCCGACGTCCCGAGGTGACCGTCGCCGAGGCCGGAACACATCCCGAACACGGCCGTCCCGCAGGCGGCGCGGCCCAGGGCAAGGCCCCGGTGGCCGTGTCCCTGGGACTGCCCGCCGAGATGCCGCTGCGCACGGTGTCTGAAGACCGTTTCCGTTTTTCCTTCGACGATTTCGTGGTCGGCCCCTGCAACGAACTGGCCTATGTGGCCTCCCGGGGCATCTGCGAACAGACCCTGGCCTCGGAGCAGCTCTTTATCAGTTCCTCCCCGGGCCTGGGCAAGACCCATCTGCTCCAGGCCATCGGCCGCCAACTGTGCCATACCCCGGGCAAGGCCAAACCCCGGGTGGTCTATCTCACGGCCGAGGAATTCGCCGGACGCCTGATCATGGCCATCAAGGCCCGGGACGTGGAGCGGTTCAAGACCTCGTTTCGGGAGAGCGTGGACGTGCTTTTGCTGGAAGACATCCATTTCTTCCGGGACAAGCCGCGCATCCAGGCCGAACTGCTCAACACCTTAAAGGCCCTGCGTTCCCGGGGCTGCCGCCTGGTGTTCACCAGTTCCTTTCTGCCCAAGGAACTTTCCGGAGTGGACGAGCAACTGGCCTCGCGATTCTGCTCGGGATTTCTGGCCGGGATCGTGCCCCCGGACCTGCCCACCCGCAAGCGCATCCTCGAACGCAAGGCCGCCATCCATCAGGTGCTGCTGCCCGAGGCCGTGTCCGACCTTTTGGCCGAACACCTGCGTGTGGACATCCGGCAGCTCGAAAGCTGCATCCACAATCTGGCCCTCAAGGCCCGGCTCCTCAACCGGGCCATCTCCCTGGAAATGGCCTGGGAGGTGCTCGGCAACTACAAGATCGAAAACCCCACCCTGACCCTGGACGACATCGTGGACTACGTCTGCGACGTCTACCGCATCTCCCCCGACCAGTTGTCCTCCAAGTCCCGCAAGCGCGAACATGTCCTGGCCCGCAACACGGCGTTTCTTTTGGCCCGGCGGCACACGGAAATGTCCCTGCAGGACATCGGCCAGCGTTTCAACCGCCGCCATTCCACCGTGGTCAAGGGCATCACCTCCCTGGAGCGGCATCTGAGCCTGGAGACCCCCTTGGGACGGCAGATCGAAAAAACCCTGGAACGGGTTTCGCCCTAGGCTTTATTCAAAAACGCGCTTCCCCTCGGGGCATCCGTGCCCTCCGGGCCGCCGTGGCGTTGCATGGCGCGCCGTTTCGCGCGCTGTGAACGCCGTGGACCGATGCCCCGGCGTTTCGGCGTACGGGGCCGACAAAAAAAGCCCGATCCCGCATTACGCGGGATCGGGCATCGTTTGGGCGCGCAAACGCCGTGCTAGTCGGTGACGACCATCACGCTTGAGGCCTTGACCATGGCCTTCACCTTGCTGCCGACCTTCAGGCCCATGTTCTCCACGGAATGTTTGGTGATGACGGACACGACCTCCACGCCCGGGGCCACTTCGATGACCACCTCGGCGTTGACCATGCCGATGGTGATGTTCTTGATCGTGCCGGGGATGAGATTGCGGGCGCTGACTTTCATGTGGGTTCTCCGTGCGTTGAGGGTTCGGGGATGTGGCCGCCAAGCGATTTTGGGCGATGGCGGCCGCCATGTCCGACACTTTAAGTCACGAAATGAAATAAAAACAAGATCGTCACGTTTTTCATGCCGTCGGGACAGTGCCGCCGGGGGTGTTATCCGGCCAGGTTGCGCAGGAGCACCAATGCCGAGCGGGCGTTTCGCAGGTTGAAGGCGGCCCGGGTGGCGCACAGTCCCACCCGCAGGGTGGCCGTAGAGGGCCCCCGTTCGGGCAGGGCGGAAAAGATCTCCTCGCCGCCGTCGGTGGCGGCCAGGGCCAGGATGGCGTCCGGGGCGTGCAGGCGCTGGAAGTGGTAGGCCGCCGCCCCCCGGCCGACGCCTGGACTGACGGTCTCCACGAAGGCCGGGCCGTGGCGCACGGTGACCTCCAGGCCCGCCGCCAGCCCCTTGAGGGTGGCGGACAGCTCTCTGGCCCGCATCTCGCCCAGGCTCTTGTCCGCCCGACGGTAGCGCCACACCAGGGAATGCTCCCTTTCCTCCACTGTGGCCCCGGGAAGGCGTCCGGCGAAGCGCTGCATGAGCGGCAAGATGGTGGCGATCCATTCCCGGGGCAGGGGCCGGGGCATGATCCAGTCCTGTCCCGCCTTGCGCAAAAAGGCCCCGTTTTCCGCGGCCAGGGCCACGGGAAGCCCCCCAAACAGGCGCTCCATGTCCGCCCGGCTGCCGGAACCGATGATGACCACCATGTTGGCCGGATCCCGGCCAAGCAGGGTCAAAAGTTCCAGGGATTCGGGCGGGGGGGCGTCCGGCGCGGCGTCCCTGGAGACGAAAAGCCCCTCGGCCTCCAAAAGCAGAAGCCGCCGTTTCGCCTGCCGCATCTCCTCCACCAGGTGTTGCGCCCCCAGGGGCGACAGGCAGCGGGATTCCAGGCGGCGGCGCTCGTCGCGGACCCCGAACAGCGAATCCAGGAAATCCCCGGCCCAGTGCCGGACGTCGAACCGGGTCAGGCGCGTGAAAAGCGTCTGGTTGATCCGGATCTGGGCGTCCCGGTCCATGGTCAGCGCGGTTTCGATGGCCTCGGCCATCTCGCGGATGTCGCGCGGATTGACCATGAGGGTCTCGCCCATCTCGGCCGCCGCCCCGGCGGTTTCGCTTAAGATCAGGACGCCGGTCCCGCCGTTTTTGGCGGCCACGTATTCCTTGGCGATGAGGTTCATGCCGTCGCGCAGGGGGGTCA
Above is a genomic segment from Desulfolutivibrio sulfodismutans DSM 3696 containing:
- a CDS encoding chromosomal replication initiator protein DnaA, which produces MEKIWTQTKLLLEKTVSPGLFHLWIKPLSARVAGDALELTAPNAFVAAWVRERLLDAVTEAAASVMGRRPEVTVAEAGTHPEHGRPAGGAAQGKAPVAVSLGLPAEMPLRTVSEDRFRFSFDDFVVGPCNELAYVASRGICEQTLASEQLFISSSPGLGKTHLLQAIGRQLCHTPGKAKPRVVYLTAEEFAGRLIMAIKARDVERFKTSFRESVDVLLLEDIHFFRDKPRIQAELLNTLKALRSRGCRLVFTSSFLPKELSGVDEQLASRFCSGFLAGIVPPDLPTRKRILERKAAIHQVLLPEAVSDLLAEHLRVDIRQLESCIHNLALKARLLNRAISLEMAWEVLGNYKIENPTLTLDDIVDYVCDVYRISPDQLSSKSRKREHVLARNTAFLLARRHTEMSLQDIGQRFNRRHSTVVKGITSLERHLSLETPLGRQIEKTLERVSP
- a CDS encoding TOBE domain-containing protein, whose protein sequence is MKVSARNLIPGTIKNITIGMVNAEVVIEVAPGVEVVSVITKHSVENMGLKVGSKVKAMVKASSVMVVTD